TAACGATGAAGTGGCGGGCTTGGGGTATCTGCCCATGGAAACCACCTTTGCGGCCGAAAAACTCACCAGTCAGGTACAGGCTGACTGTGTACAGCTGAACTTCCTGGGCCGCGAGATTACAGGCAAAGGCCTTTATGGCTACGAGATTCATACAGGGGAAACGAAGTTTGATGGTGCGCCCGCTCACCCCTTCCAAATAATTGACCGGTCAAATGAAAGCGTCAATATTGCCGAAGGTTTGACATGTCAAATTGACGGTCAGGGTCAGGTGACCGGCACCTACATTCATGGCATCTTTGACCATGACGATTTCCGGCGGCAGATTCTAAACGCCCTGCGTGCCCGCAAGGGGCTTGGCGACCTGCCCATCCAACGCAGTGTGCGTCAGGAAAAGGAGCGGGCCTATAACCGTCTGGCCAGTGTGGTACGTGCCAGCCTCGATATGGAAAAACTGGCTGAAATTATGGGTGAGCGCCCATGATGACGGGAATTTTGGCCTTTCTGCTGGATTGTATTATCGGTGACCCCAAAAGCTCCTGGCATCCTGTGGTGCTGATGGGGAAGATGATTTCCTTTTGGGAACGCCTCTTTTATCATCCGGAGGATAAGGACAGCCGCAAATTTGCCTGGGGTGCAGTGCTGGTGCTGCTGGTTCTCTGGCTGACCTATGCTGTGGCGGAAGGTATTATGCTCTTGTCATACAAAATCCCTTGGAGCTTTGGCAGTACGGCGGTGGGCGCAGTCATGCTGTCCTTTGCCATTTCGCCCAAGAGTCTGGCCAAGGCGGGCAAGGAACTTTATGGTCTGCTGCTGGCGGGGGATATGGCAGAAGCCCGCCGGAAGGTGGGCTGGATTGTAGGCCGCGACACGGACAAGCTCGACGAACCGGAAATCGCGCGGGCAACGGTGGAAACCATTGCGGAGAACACCACGGACGGCATTATCGCGCCCCTGTTCTTCTTTGTTCTGGGAGGCGTGCCACTGGCTATGGTCTATCGGGCGGCTAACACCATGGATTCCATGATTGGCTACAAGAACGATAAGTATCTTTACTTTGGCCGGGCGGCGGCGCGGCTCGATGATGTGCTGAATTATATCCCTGCCCGCATCACGGCGGTGCTCTTTGTCTTTGCGGCCTGGATTCTGGGCTACGATTACAAATTTGCCT
The Selenomonas ruminantium AC2024 DNA segment above includes these coding regions:
- the cbiB gene encoding adenosylcobinamide-phosphate synthase CbiB — translated: MMTGILAFLLDCIIGDPKSSWHPVVLMGKMISFWERLFYHPEDKDSRKFAWGAVLVLLVLWLTYAVAEGIMLLSYKIPWSFGSTAVGAVMLSFAISPKSLAKAGKELYGLLLAGDMAEARRKVGWIVGRDTDKLDEPEIARATVETIAENTTDGIIAPLFFFVLGGVPLAMVYRAANTMDSMIGYKNDKYLYFGRAAARLDDVLNYIPARITAVLFVFAAWILGYDYKFAYRMMLRDAKKHPSPNGGYAEATVAGALHVRLGGYNSYFGQQHFREYMGEPLETLGIKHIMGAIRLMYTATVMFIIICYAMFGL